TCCTCGATGATGCCCTCCGGCGCCATGTCGAAAAGCGCCTTGACCAGACCCTGGTAGCCGTCATGGGCGATGGCGTGGCCGATATTTTCGGGATCGATGCGGCCCTTGTTGCGCAGGGTCCAGGGCCGCTGCAGGGCAAAGAAAGGGATCTCGTGCATGGAGGCCACGGCCTGACCCGCCGGATCACGGTAAAGCAGCCGCTGCACGGGCTCGCCGCCCGCCGAGGCGACCACATCGGCCGCATCCTCGACGCGCACCTTGCAGTACAGGATCCCGCCGGGCTGCATAATGACCACCGGCCCCAGGGCGCAGAAGCCATTGCATCCCGTTTCGATGACCTGCACGCAGCCCCCCTGCCGCGCGACCTCCTCGCGCAGGGCCGCGATGAGCGGGATGGAGCCTGTGGCGTGGCAGCCCGTACCGCTGCAGCAGAAGATGCGCGGCGCGGCCGTGTCCAGAAGCGCCTTCTCCCGGCCCCGCAGGGCCAGGAGTCCGGCGCGGTCGATTTTACCTGACGCGTTCATTCGTAGCCCTCCAAAATTTCACAGGCCGAATCGGGCGTGACCCCGCCGTGGGTGTCACGGTCCACGACCATGACCGGAGCCAGACCGCACGCGCCCAGACAGCGCACCGGCTCCAGGCTGAAGCGACCGTCTTCGCACGTGCCCCCGGCCTTGACGCCGAAGCGGCGCTCCACCCGGTCCAGCACCTCGCGCACACCGCGCACATAGCAGGCCGTACCTGTGCAGACGCGGATGTTGTGCCGCCCTTTGGGTTTCAGGGAGAAGAGGGAATAAAAGGAGATGACGCCATAAACCGTGGACAAGGGCTGATTCATCCCGCTCGCGATATGCCCTATGAGTTCGAGCGGAAAATATCCGACAATGTTCTGACAAAGCCGCAAAACAGTGATAAGAGAACCTTGTGTGTCACGGTGCGCGGCGATAATGGCGTCTGCCTGGGCAAACTGTGCGGGGGTGAGTGGGCTCAAGGGGGAACTTCGTTTTTTGAAGGTTTTCGGGTTCAAGCTAAGTAGGCCATAATGCACGGGCCGAGGATGCGCAAATCGGTTGTGAAGAGGCAGGCCGGAGCCCCTGGCCCACGACCGGCCATTGCGGTCCAGGACGAGTTTACTTACAAAAAACCTGCCCGCACAAACATCAATATCTCCGAGCCAAAACCGACGTCTCCGCGCAACGCCACAAGGAAAACTATGGCCTTCATCGATCCAAATTCACATCCCGCCATGCTGCGCCATGGCCTGAAAACCGGCGTCGCCGCAGTGCTGGCCTACGCCATCGCCTCTTTTTTCGATCTGAAATACGGATATTGGGCGGCCTTGTCCGCAGTCATCGTCATGCAGGTCTATGTCGCGGACTCCGTCCAGATGTGCCTCTACCGCTTATCCGGAACCGCCGTCGGGGCCGTCATCGGCATGGCCGCCATCCTGCTTTTTCCCGAGACCCCCGCCATGACGGTGCTCGCCCTGTTTCTGTCGGTGACGTTCTGCGCGTACATGACCCGCTTCAACGCCAGATACCGCATGGCCGCCATCACCGTGTGCATCGTGGTCCTGGCCGGGACCACCGATCAGGACAATCGCCTCGGTTTCGGTATGCTTCGGGTCATGGAAATCGCTTTGGGCGTGGCTTCCGCGTTTCTAGTCAGCATCGTTCTTTGGCCGTTACGCGCAGGAACTGCTCTCAAGGCCAGATTAAAAGCACGCTTCAACGACTGCGCCGGGCATTACGAGACGATCATGAACGCATTTCTGGCCATGCAGTCCGGACTCGATGCGGGCCTCCTCCAGCAACTTCACACTGACCTGCTTGAAGACCGCGCCCTTTTCCAGAAGGTCCTTCGCCACGAACGGCGGATCTATAATGAGGATACGGATCTGCTGGGGCTCAAAATCCGAACCCTAGAAAAATGCGGAGGCCATCTACAGACCATGCTGCAGGCGTTAAACAGCGAACAAGAACAAGGCTACGAAATCTTGATGAAAAATGAACTACGTGAACTCGTATCCAGCACCGTAGACACCATGCGCAGCATTGCCTCCGGCTCCGTCCTGCATAGAGACAGGCTTGATCACGCCCTAAAAAAGGCCGAAAATCGTTTGTGGGAATTACGCAAAGACGGTGCGACCAGACGCTTCGATCTCCAGAAGATGATTCAATTTTTCGCCTTCTTCCACAGCGCCCAGGCCATGGGCCGGGACATCCGCACGTATGGACAGGATCCGCTGTTCGAGGTTCCGTCGCGGATGCGAGAAAAACAATGCCCGCAATGATGAAAGGGATTCTGGAATGCTCGCCGGTGGTCAATGTCCGGTCATGACATTGACCCGCCTGCAGAAAGTTTTATAAAATAAGAATGACCGATAAATTTTAGCCGAGTAAGGAAGACATAGCCATGAAAAAATCGATTCTCATCGTACTTGTCGTCGCAATCGCCATCAGCGGCTGCGCCACCATGGATCAGCAATCCAAAACAACCAAGGGAGCCACCTATGGCGCGGCTGGTGGCGCTGCGGCAGGAGCTATCGTGGGGCAGATCATCGGCAAGGATACCAAGGGAACTCTCATCGGCGCGGCAGCCGGAGCAGCCATCGGCGGCCTGGCCGGAGCCGGAGTCGGGCGCATGATGGACAACCAGGAAGCGGATATGCGCCAAGCCCTGTCCCAGTCCGAAGAAGTGGCCGTCCGGCGCGAGGGCGACCTCTTGGCCCTGACCCTCAAAGGAGACGTGACCTTTGCCGTGGACTCCGACGTGGTCCTGCCCGGCCTCTACACCGAGATTGAACGAATCGCCCAGATCCTGGTCAAGTACCCCCAGACCACCATCGTGGTCGAGGGCCATACGGACAGCACCGGCTCCGACGCCTACAACCAGGGCCTGTCCGAGCGCCGCGCCTGGAGCGTGCAGCGACTGCTTGTCGAACGCGGGGTCAACCCGTCCCGCATAACGGCCATGGGCTACGGCGAATCCCGCCCAGTGGCCACCAACGACACCCCGGAAGGCCGCCAAATGAACCGCCGCGTGGAAATCCGCGTCAATCCGAACACCAGCGGCCAGCAGCCCTACTAGCGCCTTGCCCGGCCTGTGGCCGGACAACCCGCCCAACTTTCAAAAACCAACGGGCCTGTGCTTTGCAGCGCAGGCCCGTTCTAGTGTTCATGAAAGTGATCGGATTCAAGACATTAAGGTAAACTTGGCGGCTACGAAAAAAGGTGAGGCATGCAAATGTGAAGCGTGTGGTACCGTCGTGCTCGAGAACGAAGGCGGCGAGGAAGACTGAGCAGATTTTGCACCCCTTTTGGAGTGTCAATAAACGCCAGCCAATTCATTGTTGCCTTTGAAATCTGACGGCACAACAACGCTGCTACTCAAAAAAACCAATTCACTCCTATGCAAGGCCCCAGCGTGTTCACCCCTTGGTTGGGTTTGGACAGGCCGGCAGAGGAAATGTGAAGAAAGTGGATCTCGAAGTTGACCGCAACGTCGCTTGTAAAAAAATAGTTCACTCCAACCGCCGCTTGTTCATTGAATTGGAACGATGCGCCAAGGTCGGGGGCACGGATTTCGGTGAACGCAATGCCCATACCGACATCGACGTAGGGAATCCAGCGCGTGCCGGTGGCAAAGTTATAGCGCAGATGGGGCGTCAGTCCGATGGTCCAGTAGCCATCGGAATTGACCTGCGGAGCGAGAAAGACCTCCCCACGCACCTCGAAATTCCCTCCGTACCACTGTCCGCCTCCCACAACATCGCCAACCATGCGGCCGTAAGAAACCGTCATCGGGAGGAGGTCGTGCCGATCCTGAGCCCCGAGAATCTTTATTCCGTAACCCATCCCGACACCAAGACGAAACGTCTGCGCCCCGGCGCGAAAGCCGTGGCCCACCGCGCCCGACCAGATATCCGTGGACCCGGAAGGTGACCCATCCACCGCATTGAACCCAAAATCGGCGGCAGGCTCAAGGTCCTCCGCATGAACGGAACAGGGCAGGAGCAAAAACAGGCAGACGACGAACACGTTCATTGGTTGAAGCATCTTCACGAGCGACTCTCCTGGTACATTGTCAACCGGACTTTAAATCACAAATCCGATTCGTTCAACCGAACTGTATCCTTCCGTGGTCAGCATGTTCGCATGCCGGCAAAAAGGAGAAATTTATCCGAAGATACTCTCCCCAGCTAGGTCATACAAGAGAGAACGTTCCTGTTCGGCAATACATCGATCACGCAACGATTACGCCAAGATGGTCCTCGGATAATATTTCGTAACATAGTTGTGTGCGTCACGTTCTGCAATTTCTTCCACGGCATGACGGGTAAGCTCAAGCAGCTGGCGACCGAGAATGGGTCCCCACAAATCACGACAGTCGGCCATAGTTTATAATATTGTCTTCGTCTCGTATTTTAGCTATTATTTGCAAAATCCAAACTAAGGAATAAAATGCTAGACTCAATCCTCAAAACTCCTCAAGAAGTCCGCTGTGATATTGCCGCCAGGGCTCAGGCTCGGCGTCTCGCGCTCAATATGAGCCAGAAGGAACTGGCAGCGCGTAGCGGTGTTTCTCTTGGTTCAGTGAAGCGCTTTGAGACAACGGGAGAAATCTCTCTGTCTTCTCTCTTGTCCATTGCAATGGTCCTTAACGACCTTGGGGCCTTTGCGGAGTTGTTCAGCCTTCCACGCCCAGAGAACCTGTTCACACTGGAAGAGCCCACACCCCGTAAAAGAGCCGGGAGAAAACGCCATGAATCTTGATGTCCATCTACACGCCCATGGCGAACGCCGCTATATGGGCAAGCTTGCCGAACAGGGCGGCACTATACTGTTCCAGTATGCACCGGAGTTTCTCGATTCTGGCATCAACATCTCGCCGTTTAAACTCCCCCTAAGCCCGGAGGTCAAGGAAGACCCCAAGCGCACCTTTGACGGTCTGTTCGGTGTCTTTAACGACAGTTTGCCGGACGGATGGGGGCTGCTCCTGCTGGACAGGGCCTTGCGCAAGAAAGGCACGTCTCTGCATGCCTGTTTGCCTCTTCAACGTCTTGCCATGGTGGGCACGCATGGAATGGGGGCACTCGAGTACACCCCCGCAAATGATCGGGCCGACGAGGTTGTTTCTGTGACGGAATTGGATGCGTTGGCCGAAGAATCCCTCAAGGTCTTGCGTGACGCCCCAGTGGATGCAAACCAGTTGGACAGACTCATCCAGCTTAATGGCTCATCCGCCGGGGCCAGGCCCAAAATTCTGGTGAACGTTGCCGATGATTATTGCATTGCGCCTCAAGGCGCGGATGGAGAGCCCTGGATTATCAAATTTCGCTCCGCGCACGAGTCACCAGATACCGGGCTGATGGAATATACTTATTCCATCGCTGCCAGAGAAGCCGGGCTCGATATGCCTGAGACCCATCTCTTCCCGTCCGAGACCACACCAGGCTACTTTGGTGTCAAACGCTTTGACAGAATGCAGGGCATGAAAGTGCATGTGCACACCGCCTGCGGCCTGCTGCACGCCTCGCATCGCGAACCGTCGCTAACCTATGAAAGTCTGTTGCGCCTGACACTGCTGCTCACCAAGGACATGCGCGAAGTACAAAAGATGGTCCGCCTCATGGTGTTCAACGTGCGTTCCGGCAACAAGGACGATCATTCCAAAAACTTTTCCTTCCTGCTGGACAAGGATAATCAGTGGCGCATGGCCCCGGTTTATGACCTGAACCCTTCCGAAGGTATCAACGGGGAACAGACCTGCATGGTGAACAACAAAGGGCTGAACATTACCGAAAAGGATCTGCAGGCCGCAGCCGCCACCGTTGATGTTGACGCACGGACAGTGCGTGAAATGATCCAGCAGGTGGATGAGGCTTTGGCGAAGGCGAAAAAATAGAACTGGCTGCTCAGATGGAAGCCTTCATTGCCGAGTTGTGAGAGACTTCTAGGGGCGACGAGGGCAGAACCCGAATCTTGAACTACTCAACCCTGATAACATAACCAGTCAACCGGAATCGATGGCCGCAGTGGGCCATTGAATAAAGAATAAGGGCCTGGATTTTTACATCCAGGCCCTTGAATTATTTAAATGGCGGAGAGGGTGGGATTCGAACCCACGTACCGGGGATTAGCCGGTAACTCGATTTCGAGTCGAGCGCGTTACGGCCGGACTTCGCTACCTCTCCGCGAGGTTTTTTGAAATTTTCTTTTCCTGGCGGCGTTTCTGGAAAAAGCCGCTCAGTTTCGCGCTGCATTCCTGCTCAAGCACCCCGCCCAAAGACCAGAAATGATGATTGCTCCAAGGCAGCTCGGCGCCGCTCATGCGGCTGACCAGGCATCCGGCCTTGGGATCCTTGGCCGCGTAGACGACCCCGGCCAATCTGGCCTGGATGACCGCGCCCAGACACATGATGCAGGGCTCCAGGGTGACCACCAGGACCGCATCGGTCAGGCGGTGATTTCCGGCCTTCGCGCCAGCTTGGCGCAGCGCCAGGATTTCGGCGTGGGCCGTGGGGTCGTTTTCAAATATGGTCCGGTTTTCGCCCCGGCCCAGAATGCGGCCATTCCCGTCGACCACCACCGCGCCCACCGGGACGTCTCCCCGCCCTTCTGCCAGACCGGCAAGCTGCAGGGCTTCGCCCATGAAGGGCTCCCAAAGCAGAAGGTCATCTGGGCCCGGCGTCGGGGAAGGCGCACAGTAGAAAGTCACGGGGGCGCTGTCAATGATCTTTGCATCCTCTTTGGACACGTTTTACAACCGCCTATCTGGCCTTCAGATACTCGATCCCGCCTCTCAAAAGCGCCGTACCGAGCGTGGACGTCTCGCCCCTGGTCCAGCGCGGGTGGTTGGTCGGGTGGTTGTAGGCCTCGGGATGCGGCATCAGTCCCAGAATCCGGCCGGAAGGGTCGGTCAGCCCGGCGATACCCAAAGGCGAGCCGTTGGGGTTGGCCGGATATTCCTGGGTCACTTCCTTTGTCTCCGGATCCACGTACTGCAAGGCGATGAGGTTCTGCTCCTGCAGGCGCGGCAAGGTCGTCTCGTCGCCGGGCACGAGCTTACCCTCACCGTGGCGCACGGGGATGTACAGGTAGTCGAGACCCTTGGTGAACACGCAGGGGGAATCCGCATTGATCTTGAGCGTCACCCAGCGGTCCTCGTATTTGGCCGAATCATTGTGGCTGAGCGAGACCTGGCGGGTGAAATAGGCCCCGTCCAGAGCGGGCAGCAGGCCCAGCTTGACCAGCAACTGAAAACCGTTGCAGATGCCCAGGATGAGGCCGCCGGCGTCGAGAAAGCTTTTGAGCTCTTCCATCAGCGACTTGCCGCTCGCGGTCTTCATGTGCCGCCAGCGCAGGGCCGCCGCCTGAGCCGAGCCAAGATCATCGCCATCAAGAAAACCGCCGGGCAGGATCAGAAAATTGTAGTCGGCCAGCGTAATCTTGTCCGCCGTCAGGTCGGAAAAATAGGCGATAGTGGTCTGGTCCGAACCAGCCTGATCCGCCGCAAAGGCGCATTCCCGCTCGCAATTCGTACCGTAGCCGGTAATTACCAATGTTTTGACCTGAGCCATCACCCCTCCAAAATCGGCCGTAGCCGTGCTGTTTGATTACGTACCCAAGCCCATTACAGTCCAAGCAAAACCGGCGCAAGCCTGAAAATCGGCCTTTCGGACTGTTTGCACTCCGCGTTCTTTCTGCTATTGAACCCAAGGTGTTTGCAGGACACCAGGGGCCGCTTGACAAGCCGGAAGTCCGCTGCCAAATGTGCCGGCAGACATACGGATGTCGAATTTCGGGCTGCCGGCAGGTGGCCCATTTGTTTTGTGGACCATGTCTGGCCCGCAATGCGCGGACTTAGACCGAAGAACTATTCAGGTGAGCGAGGCAGCGATGAACACCAAATTCATTTTTGTGACCGGCGGGGTATTGTCCTCTCTGGGTAAAGGACTGGCCGCCGCATCCATCGCGGCTCTGTTAAAGGCGCGGGGACTCCGGGTTTCCATCCAGAAACTTGACCCGTACATCAACGTCGATCCGGGGACCATGAACCCCTTCCAGCACGGCGAAGTCTACGTCACCGACGACGGCGCCGAGACGGATCTGGATCTTGGGCACTACGAGCGCTATCTAGGTACCCACTTAAGCCAGCGCAACAACTACACGTCCGGGCGCATCTACAACACCGTCATCACCAAGGAGCGCCGCGGCGACTACCTCGGCGGCACGGTGCAGGTCATCCCGCACATCACCGACGAGATCAAGTCGTCCATCCTGAGCCTTGCCAGCGACGACCTGGACGTGACCCTGGTCGAGATCGGCGGCACCGTGGGCGACATCGAGGGGCTGCCCTTTCTGGAGGCCATCCGCCAACTGCGCGCGGACCTCGGCAAGGACAACGTCCTCTACATACACCTCACGCTGGTGCCCTACATCAAGACCGCGGGCGAACTCAAAACCAAGCCCACCCAGCATTCCGTCAAGGAACTGCGCAGCCTGGGCATCCAGCCGGACATCATCCTCTGCCGCTCCGAAGTGAACCTTGGCGACGACATCAAACGCAAAATTTCCCTGTTCTGCAATGTGGACCAGGACGCGGTTTTCACCGCCATCGACGTCAACCACATCTATGAACTGCCCCTGACGCTTTATAATGAGGGCGTGGACCAGAAGATCGCCATTCTGCTGCGTCTGGCGGCCAAAAATCCGGACCTGCAGGAA
This DNA window, taken from Desulfomicrobium sp. ZS1, encodes the following:
- a CDS encoding NAD(P)H-dependent oxidoreductase subunit E: MSPLTPAQFAQADAIIAAHRDTQGSLITVLRLCQNIVGYFPLELIGHIASGMNQPLSTVYGVISFYSLFSLKPKGRHNIRVCTGTACYVRGVREVLDRVERRFGVKAGGTCEDGRFSLEPVRCLGACGLAPVMVVDRDTHGGVTPDSACEILEGYE
- a CDS encoding FUSC family protein, with amino-acid sequence MAFIDPNSHPAMLRHGLKTGVAAVLAYAIASFFDLKYGYWAALSAVIVMQVYVADSVQMCLYRLSGTAVGAVIGMAAILLFPETPAMTVLALFLSVTFCAYMTRFNARYRMAAITVCIVVLAGTTDQDNRLGFGMLRVMEIALGVASAFLVSIVLWPLRAGTALKARLKARFNDCAGHYETIMNAFLAMQSGLDAGLLQQLHTDLLEDRALFQKVLRHERRIYNEDTDLLGLKIRTLEKCGGHLQTMLQALNSEQEQGYEILMKNELRELVSSTVDTMRSIASGSVLHRDRLDHALKKAENRLWELRKDGATRRFDLQKMIQFFAFFHSAQAMGRDIRTYGQDPLFEVPSRMREKQCPQ
- a CDS encoding OmpA family protein → MKKSILIVLVVAIAISGCATMDQQSKTTKGATYGAAGGAAAGAIVGQIIGKDTKGTLIGAAAGAAIGGLAGAGVGRMMDNQEADMRQALSQSEEVAVRREGDLLALTLKGDVTFAVDSDVVLPGLYTEIERIAQILVKYPQTTIVVEGHTDSTGSDAYNQGLSERRAWSVQRLLVERGVNPSRITAMGYGESRPVATNDTPEGRQMNRRVEIRVNPNTSGQQPY
- a CDS encoding acyloxyacyl hydrolase, producing the protein MLQPMNVFVVCLFLLLPCSVHAEDLEPAADFGFNAVDGSPSGSTDIWSGAVGHGFRAGAQTFRLGVGMGYGIKILGAQDRHDLLPMTVSYGRMVGDVVGGGQWYGGNFEVRGEVFLAPQVNSDGYWTIGLTPHLRYNFATGTRWIPYVDVGMGIAFTEIRAPDLGASFQFNEQAAVGVNYFFTSDVAVNFEIHFLHISSAGLSKPNQGVNTLGPCIGVNWFF
- a CDS encoding helix-turn-helix domain-containing protein, which gives rise to MLDSILKTPQEVRCDIAARAQARRLALNMSQKELAARSGVSLGSVKRFETTGEISLSSLLSIAMVLNDLGAFAELFSLPRPENLFTLEEPTPRKRAGRKRHES
- a CDS encoding type II toxin-antitoxin system HipA family toxin is translated as MNLDVHLHAHGERRYMGKLAEQGGTILFQYAPEFLDSGINISPFKLPLSPEVKEDPKRTFDGLFGVFNDSLPDGWGLLLLDRALRKKGTSLHACLPLQRLAMVGTHGMGALEYTPANDRADEVVSVTELDALAEESLKVLRDAPVDANQLDRLIQLNGSSAGARPKILVNVADDYCIAPQGADGEPWIIKFRSAHESPDTGLMEYTYSIAAREAGLDMPETHLFPSETTPGYFGVKRFDRMQGMKVHVHTACGLLHASHREPSLTYESLLRLTLLLTKDMREVQKMVRLMVFNVRSGNKDDHSKNFSFLLDKDNQWRMAPVYDLNPSEGINGEQTCMVNNKGLNITEKDLQAAAATVDVDARTVREMIQQVDEALAKAKK
- the tadA gene encoding tRNA adenosine(34) deaminase TadA, which gives rise to MGEALQLAGLAEGRGDVPVGAVVVDGNGRILGRGENRTIFENDPTAHAEILALRQAGAKAGNHRLTDAVLVVTLEPCIMCLGAVIQARLAGVVYAAKDPKAGCLVSRMSGAELPWSNHHFWSLGGVLEQECSAKLSGFFQKRRQEKKISKNLAER
- a CDS encoding phosphoribosylformylglycinamidine synthase subunit PurQ; translated protein: MAQVKTLVITGYGTNCERECAFAADQAGSDQTTIAYFSDLTADKITLADYNFLILPGGFLDGDDLGSAQAAALRWRHMKTASGKSLMEELKSFLDAGGLILGICNGFQLLVKLGLLPALDGAYFTRQVSLSHNDSAKYEDRWVTLKINADSPCVFTKGLDYLYIPVRHGEGKLVPGDETTLPRLQEQNLIALQYVDPETKEVTQEYPANPNGSPLGIAGLTDPSGRILGLMPHPEAYNHPTNHPRWTRGETSTLGTALLRGGIEYLKAR
- a CDS encoding CTP synthase; its protein translation is MNTKFIFVTGGVLSSLGKGLAAASIAALLKARGLRVSIQKLDPYINVDPGTMNPFQHGEVYVTDDGAETDLDLGHYERYLGTHLSQRNNYTSGRIYNTVITKERRGDYLGGTVQVIPHITDEIKSSILSLASDDLDVTLVEIGGTVGDIEGLPFLEAIRQLRADLGKDNVLYIHLTLVPYIKTAGELKTKPTQHSVKELRSLGIQPDIILCRSEVNLGDDIKRKISLFCNVDQDAVFTAIDVNHIYELPLTLYNEGVDQKIAILLRLAAKNPDLQEWKDLVYNLHNPKTEVSIAIVGKYVDLKEAYKSLHEALTHGGVANSAAIRFLYVNSEEVTSENVAAMLASADGILVPGGFGIRGVEGKIAAITYARENKIPFFGICLGMQCAVIEYARNVMGLTKANSEEFDLTTPDPVIYLMKEWFDFRKKCVQRRDMTSEKGGTMRLGAYPCVIEKDTRAFEAYGTVEVSERHRHRYEFNSSYQSRFEDAGLTISGLSPDKSLVEIVEIKDHPWFLGCQFHPEFTSTPMQPHPLFREFIRAAVANKKPE